The Thermococcus sp. genomic sequence GCCGGGGATGGATTCTATTTCGGCCTTTATCGCCCCGAGGTCAAGCTCCGGCGAGGCCTCCATGAGAACTTCTATGCTCTCCCTGAGAACCTCGTAGGCCTCCCGGAGGATGTAAAGGGCTATCAGAACTGTTACGAGCGGGTCGACCCAGTTGACGCCGTAGAACAGGATTAAAAGACCACCCAAGACAACGGCAACCGAAGATAGAGTATCGCTCAGGAGATGGAGGTAGGCCGAGCGGACGTTCAGGCCGTGAGCGTGACTGTGAAGGAGAAGAACCGAGAGGAGGTTTGCGATGAGGCCGATGAGTGCAACGGGTAGCATTATGCCTGTGTCAATCGGCTGAGGGTTCTTAAAACGCCTGTAGGCCTCAACGACCAGAAAAAGCGAAACGCCAAAGAGAACGGAGGAGTTTATGAAGGCAACGAGGATCTCTGCCCGCTTATAGCCGAAGGTGTACTTCTCGTTGGCCTTCCGCTCACCGATTTTTATTGCAAAGTAGCTCGCGAGTAAGCTCATGCTGTCGCTGAAGTTGTGGAGGGAGTCGCCCAGCAAAGCCAAACTCCCGGAGAGGATTCCACCTATGACCTCCGCAAGGGTTATCGTGAAGTTGAGGAGTATTGAGAGCACGAGGTTTCTCTTCAGCCCGTGCCCGGAGTGCTCTTCCATGGCCATCAAAGAAAAATGGGAGGAGTGTATAAAAAGCTTTAGAGGAAGCCCGAGTACTTGAGCAGTATCTCCTTCAGCTCAAGGGCCTTTTTGTAGGTCGGGGAATCGGGATTTCCGAGTATGGCCTCGACCTCGGGGTCGTACTCCTCCACGAGCTCGTCGTAGGGGATGACGGTTTTCGTTGTGAAGTCGTTGAAGCCGAGCTCCTTCAGGATCCTCTCGACCTTCTCAATCTGGGAGTCCCTCTTCACTTTGTTTATAACGAGGTGAACGTAGGGTATACCGAGCTGTCTGGCGAGCTTTGCTGCGTCAACCGCAACCTGGACGGAGTTATACGTCGGCTCGGTGAGGATGACCGCCTGCTTGAAGCCCCTCGCTAAAGCCCTTCCAAAGTGCTCAAGACCCGCCTGAGTGTCCATCAGGATTATCTCGCCCTTACGGAGGTTTATGTACTTGACGACCGCGTCG encodes the following:
- a CDS encoding cation diffusion facilitator family transporter produces the protein MEEHSGHGLKRNLVLSILLNFTITLAEVIGGILSGSLALLGDSLHNFSDSMSLLASYFAIKIGERKANEKYTFGYKRAEILVAFINSSVLFGVSLFLVVEAYRRFKNPQPIDTGIMLPVALIGLIANLLSVLLLHSHAHGLNVRSAYLHLLSDTLSSVAVVLGGLLILFYGVNWVDPLVTVLIALYILREAYEVLRESIEVLMEASPELDLGAIKAEIESIPGVKNAHHFHAWRIGENGVHFECHVEVDDMPISEAQRIIDEVEKRLRKYGITHVTVQLEVNRCEGKEVICGKG